A genomic stretch from Arenicella xantha includes:
- a CDS encoding TetR/AcrR family transcriptional regulator: MNNVANQREPRRTQAQRTEMSDQRMLDATVKLIVERGPSATSLTDVGVLAGYSRGLASHRFGSKDNLFNFVVLKLGEMWLAKLKEVTNTKSGLAAIEHAIDQHYDFCVDAPDHVRTLYTLWFESLNSDSELSATIKAIHQRRFQDVVNWIVHDERISERAKKEADVIAAQFSASIIGVVYYWLANPEKLNETKSLHDGLKLTMTRLLSEETGNDD, from the coding sequence ATGAATAATGTCGCCAATCAACGCGAGCCGCGCCGAACGCAGGCGCAGCGCACCGAGATGTCCGACCAACGGATGCTTGATGCAACCGTCAAGTTGATTGTTGAGCGGGGGCCATCTGCCACTAGCCTTACCGATGTTGGTGTGTTGGCAGGCTACAGTCGTGGCTTGGCTAGTCATCGATTCGGGTCTAAAGACAACCTATTTAACTTTGTCGTGTTGAAGCTTGGTGAGATGTGGTTGGCTAAGCTTAAAGAGGTGACCAACACCAAGTCGGGGTTGGCGGCGATTGAGCATGCCATTGATCAGCATTATGATTTCTGTGTTGACGCACCTGATCATGTTAGGACGCTATACACCTTGTGGTTTGAGTCACTCAATAGCGACTCTGAGCTAAGTGCAACCATCAAGGCTATTCATCAACGACGCTTTCAGGACGTAGTAAATTGGATAGTACACGACGAGCGAATCTCAGAACGTGCTAAGAAAGAGGCGGACGTGATTGCAGCGCAGTTTAGCGCATCTATTATCGGGGTAGTCTATTACTGGCTGGCGAATCCTGAAAAACTAAATGAAACCAAAAGCTTACACGATGGTCTTAAACTAACCATGACACGCTTATTGAGCGAGGAAACAGGTAATGACGATTAA